A region from the Salminus brasiliensis chromosome 22, fSalBra1.hap2, whole genome shotgun sequence genome encodes:
- the kif19 gene encoding kinesin-like protein KIF19 isoform X2 — MKDTGESKDHQLTVALRIRPLSDAELEEAATIVAHRVDDQMVVLMDPLEDPDDILRAHRSREKTYMFDVAFDYTATQDEVYRATTKGLIEGLISGYNATVFAYGPTGCGKTYTMLGTDKEPGIYVRTLNDLFKAIEETSDDMQYSVSMSYLEIYNEMIRDLLNPSSGFLDLREDSKGEIQVAGITEVSTINAREIMELLMKGNKQRTQEPTAANQTSSRSHAVLQVAVKQQSRCRDVLQEVRFARLFMIDLAGSERAAQTQNRGQRLKEGAHINRSLLALGNCINALSEKNSNKYVNYRDSKLTRLLKDSLGGNSRTVMIAHISPASMAFEESRNTLTYADRAKSIRTRVKRNLLNVSYHIAQYTSIISDLRSEIQRLKKKIAEQASRQNNSDRTDIRHVQAEVQAHSTQQSRAAMDQLREQLIEAFRQQMEIRKRLMELDNTNMEIQIDTSKHLLTIADWEQERSRHRKKWQGERRKESFNKDESEKDSDTPESPPDSTETQEVAMARENLVTLMGEQKKISKQRAGLERRMAELRERARRLEELLPRRVSSEEQREVLGLLCKVHELEIENAEMQSHALLKDNVIRQKNVVVQRFEQHRQLCHEIIQQQRQFINDHSLLVPPHLQELYEMYIRELDERNLDRVVALDKVTIHTFKEGSLPKIALPSRGRDPLQELDSDQESVRTLGSETRQGRVKVRRHTLPPILPEPDSDSNRVFKSSPHAKQIKNTVVMTPPPIHINGQGNRELLPSALEGALSYSLLSHSVSSHLDSSPESSENGNEAPLTPKERQQILRGVHSIAVKAARRRSKALEIDALRLPPPPSPLDPIKHKSSLSLSEAPPKGLILRRGRQPSPELRHATSDDNLSSSTGEGPAPNSTWTRPRNRQAMSKNTLPREQDFEARRRKRRSRSFEVTGQALTQGKSTSQRFRPLDSTSDPHLHINGQPPAPLLRPQHRVPAQLGKTRPSHLNHQTGSTADASSVNLPTHVNNLKRGAQSRQPQPLLYVTTTGAGGQRTRKH, encoded by the exons ATGGTGGTGCTGATGGACCCTCTGGAAGATCCGGACGACATCCTGCGAGCCCACCGTTCAAGGGAGAAAACATACATGTTTGATGTGGCCTTTGACTACACAGCCACACAA GATGAAGTGTACAGAGCCACAACTAAAGGCTTGATTGAGGGCCTCATATCGGGATACAATGCCACTGTTTTTGCCTACGGACCCACAG GTTGTGGGAAGACTTATACTATGCTGGGAACTGACAAGGAGCCTGGCATCTATGTACGCACTCTAAATGACCTGTTCAAAGCTATTGAGGAGACCAGTGATGACATGCAGTACAGTGTCTCCATGTCTTACCTGGAG ATTTATAATGAGATGATCCGAGACCTGCTGAATCCCTCCTCTGGCTTTCTGGACCTGAGGGAGGACTCGAAGGGGGAGATCCAGGTGGCAGGAATCACAGAGGTGTCCACGATTAATGCCAGAGAG ATCATGGAGTTGTTGATGAAGGGGAATAAGCAGCGGACTCAGGAACCCACGGCGGCCAATCAGACCTCTTCACGCTCTCATGCTGTGCTGCAGGTGGCGGTGAAACAGCAGAGCCGCTGTAGGGACGTACTGCAGGAAGTGCGCTTCGCCCGCCTCTTCATGATTGACCTTGCTGGCTCTGAGCGTGCTGCACAG ACACAGAACAGGGGGCAGAGGCTGAAGGAAGGAGCTCATATAAACCGCTCTCTGCTGGCACTGGGAAACTGCATCAATGCTCTGAGTGAAAAGAACAGCAACAAATATGTCAACTACAGAGACAGCAAGCTCACACGCCTACTGAAG GACTCTCTAGGGGGAAACAGTCGGACAGTGATGATAGCTCATATAAGCCCCGCCTCGATGGCTTTTGAAGAGTCTCGAAACACTCTAACTTACGCTGATCGTGCCAAAAGTATCCGCACTCGG GTGAAGAGGAACCTGCTGAATGTGTCATACCACATTGCTCAGTACACCAGCATCATCTCAGACCTGCGCAGCGAGATCCAGAGACTGAAGAAGAAAATCGCTGAGCAGGCCAGCCGGCAAAACAACTCTGACAGAACGGACATACGGCATGTGCAGG CGGAAGTGCAGGCTCACTCCACACAGCAGAGCAGAGCGGCGATGGACCAGCTGAGAGAGCAGCTGATTGAAGCCTTCAGACAGCAGATGGAGATCAGAAAACGTCTTATGGAGCTAGACAACACCAATATGGAAATCCAGATTGACACCTCTAAACACCTCCTTACCATTGCTGA TTGGGAGCAGGAACGTAGCAGGCACCGCAAGAAGTGGCAGGGGGAAAGGAGGAAGGAAAGCTTTAATAAGGATGAGAGTGAGAAAGACTCAGACACTCCAGAGTCTCCTCCAGACAGCACAGAGACTCAGGAAGTAGCCATGGCTCGAGAGAACCTTGTCACACTCATGGGTGAacagaagaaaatcagcaagcaAAGG GCTGGTCTAGAGCGGCGTATGGCGGAGCTGCGTGAGAGGGCCCGCAGGCTGGAGGAGCTGCTTCCACGCCGGGTGAGCTCTGAGGAGCAGCGGGAGGTGCTGGGCTTGCTGTGTAAGGTTCATGAGCTGGAGATTGAGAACGCAGAGATGCAGTCCCACGCCCTGCTCAAAGACAACGTCATCCGGCAGAAGAACGTGGTGGTGCAGCGGTTTGAGCAGCACAGGCAGCTGTGTCATGAGATCATCCAGCAGCAGAGACAATTTATCAATG ATCACAGTCTCCTGGTGCCTCCGCATCTCCAGGAGCTGTATGAGATGTACATTAGGGAGCTGGACGAGCGGAACCTGGACCGAGTCGTGGCTTTGGACAAGGTCACAATCCACACTTTTAAG GAGGGCTCCCTTCCCAAGATTGCCCTCCCTAGCAGAGGACGTGACCCCTTGCAGGAGCTGGACTCAGACCAGGAGAGTGTTCGCACACTGGGCTCTGAAACTAGACAAGGAAGGGTCAAAGTGCGGAGACACACTTTGCCACCCATTCTCCCAGAGCCTGATAG TGACAGTAACCGCGTGTTTAAGAGCAGCCCACATGCAAAGCAGATCAAGAACACTGTGGTAATGACTCCACCACCCATTCACATCAATGGACAGGGCAACCGAGAG TTGCTGCCAAGTGCTCTAGAGGGCGCTCTAAGCTACAGCCTACTGAGCCACAGTGTGAGCAGTCACCTGGACTCGTCTCCAGAGAGCAGTGAGAATGGAAATGAAGCTCCTCTCACACCTAAAG AGAGGCAGCAGATTCTGAGAGGTGTGCACAGCATTGCAGTGAAAGCGGCCCGTCGACGCTCAAAAGCACTGGAAATTGACGCCCTGCGCCTCcctcctccaccttctcctcTGGACCCTATAAAGCACAAGAGCAGTTTGTCTTTGAGTGAGGCACCACCTAAAGGCCTCATTCTGCGCAGAGGTCGGCAGCCCAGCCCTGAACTCCGTCACGCCACCTCTGATGATAACCTGTCCAGCAGCACGGGCGAAGGTCCTGCCCCAAACAGCACCTGGACACGCCCCCGCAACCGCCAGGCTATGTCTAAGAACACCTTGCCACGGGAGCAGGACTTCGAGGCCCGCAGACGCAAAAGAAGGTCTCGGTCCTTCGAGGTCACCGGACAAGCT TTAACCCAAGGGAAGAGTACCAGCCAGCGGTTTCGGCCACTTGATAGCACTTCCGACCCACACCTGCACATTAATGGTCAACCTCCGGCACCTCTTCTAAGGCCCCAGCACAGAGTTCCGGCTCAGCTTGGCAAAACCCGACCTTCTCATCTTAATCACCAAACAG GGTCAACAGCAGACGCTTCCTCAGTCAACCTCCCCACCCATGTCAACAACCTCAAGCGTGGTGCCCAAAGCAGGCAGCCACAGCCTCTTCTTTATGTCACCACCACGGGGGCTGGTGGCCAGCGCACTCGCAAACACTGA
- the kif19 gene encoding kinesin-like protein KIF19 isoform X1, which translates to MKDTGESKDHQLTVALRIRPLSDAELEEAATIVAHRVDDQMVVLMDPLEDPDDILRAHRSREKTYMFDVAFDYTATQDEVYRATTKGLIEGLISGYNATVFAYGPTGCGKTYTMLGTDKEPGIYVRTLNDLFKAIEETSDDMQYSVSMSYLEIYNEMIRDLLNPSSGFLDLREDSKGEIQVAGITEVSTINAREIMELLMKGNKQRTQEPTAANQTSSRSHAVLQVAVKQQSRCRDVLQEVRFARLFMIDLAGSERAAQTQNRGQRLKEGAHINRSLLALGNCINALSEKNSNKYVNYRDSKLTRLLKDSLGGNSRTVMIAHISPASMAFEESRNTLTYADRAKSIRTRVKRNLLNVSYHIAQYTSIISDLRSEIQRLKKKIAEQASRQNNSDRTDIRHVQDTGSLSPPSGGIAEVQAHSTQQSRAAMDQLREQLIEAFRQQMEIRKRLMELDNTNMEIQIDTSKHLLTIADWEQERSRHRKKWQGERRKESFNKDESEKDSDTPESPPDSTETQEVAMARENLVTLMGEQKKISKQRAGLERRMAELRERARRLEELLPRRVSSEEQREVLGLLCKVHELEIENAEMQSHALLKDNVIRQKNVVVQRFEQHRQLCHEIIQQQRQFINDHSLLVPPHLQELYEMYIRELDERNLDRVVALDKVTIHTFKEGSLPKIALPSRGRDPLQELDSDQESVRTLGSETRQGRVKVRRHTLPPILPEPDSDSNRVFKSSPHAKQIKNTVVMTPPPIHINGQGNRELLPSALEGALSYSLLSHSVSSHLDSSPESSENGNEAPLTPKERQQILRGVHSIAVKAARRRSKALEIDALRLPPPPSPLDPIKHKSSLSLSEAPPKGLILRRGRQPSPELRHATSDDNLSSSTGEGPAPNSTWTRPRNRQAMSKNTLPREQDFEARRRKRRSRSFEVTGQALTQGKSTSQRFRPLDSTSDPHLHINGQPPAPLLRPQHRVPAQLGKTRPSHLNHQTGSTADASSVNLPTHVNNLKRGAQSRQPQPLLYVTTTGAGGQRTRKH; encoded by the exons ATGGTGGTGCTGATGGACCCTCTGGAAGATCCGGACGACATCCTGCGAGCCCACCGTTCAAGGGAGAAAACATACATGTTTGATGTGGCCTTTGACTACACAGCCACACAA GATGAAGTGTACAGAGCCACAACTAAAGGCTTGATTGAGGGCCTCATATCGGGATACAATGCCACTGTTTTTGCCTACGGACCCACAG GTTGTGGGAAGACTTATACTATGCTGGGAACTGACAAGGAGCCTGGCATCTATGTACGCACTCTAAATGACCTGTTCAAAGCTATTGAGGAGACCAGTGATGACATGCAGTACAGTGTCTCCATGTCTTACCTGGAG ATTTATAATGAGATGATCCGAGACCTGCTGAATCCCTCCTCTGGCTTTCTGGACCTGAGGGAGGACTCGAAGGGGGAGATCCAGGTGGCAGGAATCACAGAGGTGTCCACGATTAATGCCAGAGAG ATCATGGAGTTGTTGATGAAGGGGAATAAGCAGCGGACTCAGGAACCCACGGCGGCCAATCAGACCTCTTCACGCTCTCATGCTGTGCTGCAGGTGGCGGTGAAACAGCAGAGCCGCTGTAGGGACGTACTGCAGGAAGTGCGCTTCGCCCGCCTCTTCATGATTGACCTTGCTGGCTCTGAGCGTGCTGCACAG ACACAGAACAGGGGGCAGAGGCTGAAGGAAGGAGCTCATATAAACCGCTCTCTGCTGGCACTGGGAAACTGCATCAATGCTCTGAGTGAAAAGAACAGCAACAAATATGTCAACTACAGAGACAGCAAGCTCACACGCCTACTGAAG GACTCTCTAGGGGGAAACAGTCGGACAGTGATGATAGCTCATATAAGCCCCGCCTCGATGGCTTTTGAAGAGTCTCGAAACACTCTAACTTACGCTGATCGTGCCAAAAGTATCCGCACTCGG GTGAAGAGGAACCTGCTGAATGTGTCATACCACATTGCTCAGTACACCAGCATCATCTCAGACCTGCGCAGCGAGATCCAGAGACTGAAGAAGAAAATCGCTGAGCAGGCCAGCCGGCAAAACAACTCTGACAGAACGGACATACGGCATGTGCAGG ACACTGGCTCACTATCTCCCCCCTCTGGTGGTATAGCGGAAGTGCAGGCTCACTCCACACAGCAGAGCAGAGCGGCGATGGACCAGCTGAGAGAGCAGCTGATTGAAGCCTTCAGACAGCAGATGGAGATCAGAAAACGTCTTATGGAGCTAGACAACACCAATATGGAAATCCAGATTGACACCTCTAAACACCTCCTTACCATTGCTGA TTGGGAGCAGGAACGTAGCAGGCACCGCAAGAAGTGGCAGGGGGAAAGGAGGAAGGAAAGCTTTAATAAGGATGAGAGTGAGAAAGACTCAGACACTCCAGAGTCTCCTCCAGACAGCACAGAGACTCAGGAAGTAGCCATGGCTCGAGAGAACCTTGTCACACTCATGGGTGAacagaagaaaatcagcaagcaAAGG GCTGGTCTAGAGCGGCGTATGGCGGAGCTGCGTGAGAGGGCCCGCAGGCTGGAGGAGCTGCTTCCACGCCGGGTGAGCTCTGAGGAGCAGCGGGAGGTGCTGGGCTTGCTGTGTAAGGTTCATGAGCTGGAGATTGAGAACGCAGAGATGCAGTCCCACGCCCTGCTCAAAGACAACGTCATCCGGCAGAAGAACGTGGTGGTGCAGCGGTTTGAGCAGCACAGGCAGCTGTGTCATGAGATCATCCAGCAGCAGAGACAATTTATCAATG ATCACAGTCTCCTGGTGCCTCCGCATCTCCAGGAGCTGTATGAGATGTACATTAGGGAGCTGGACGAGCGGAACCTGGACCGAGTCGTGGCTTTGGACAAGGTCACAATCCACACTTTTAAG GAGGGCTCCCTTCCCAAGATTGCCCTCCCTAGCAGAGGACGTGACCCCTTGCAGGAGCTGGACTCAGACCAGGAGAGTGTTCGCACACTGGGCTCTGAAACTAGACAAGGAAGGGTCAAAGTGCGGAGACACACTTTGCCACCCATTCTCCCAGAGCCTGATAG TGACAGTAACCGCGTGTTTAAGAGCAGCCCACATGCAAAGCAGATCAAGAACACTGTGGTAATGACTCCACCACCCATTCACATCAATGGACAGGGCAACCGAGAG TTGCTGCCAAGTGCTCTAGAGGGCGCTCTAAGCTACAGCCTACTGAGCCACAGTGTGAGCAGTCACCTGGACTCGTCTCCAGAGAGCAGTGAGAATGGAAATGAAGCTCCTCTCACACCTAAAG AGAGGCAGCAGATTCTGAGAGGTGTGCACAGCATTGCAGTGAAAGCGGCCCGTCGACGCTCAAAAGCACTGGAAATTGACGCCCTGCGCCTCcctcctccaccttctcctcTGGACCCTATAAAGCACAAGAGCAGTTTGTCTTTGAGTGAGGCACCACCTAAAGGCCTCATTCTGCGCAGAGGTCGGCAGCCCAGCCCTGAACTCCGTCACGCCACCTCTGATGATAACCTGTCCAGCAGCACGGGCGAAGGTCCTGCCCCAAACAGCACCTGGACACGCCCCCGCAACCGCCAGGCTATGTCTAAGAACACCTTGCCACGGGAGCAGGACTTCGAGGCCCGCAGACGCAAAAGAAGGTCTCGGTCCTTCGAGGTCACCGGACAAGCT TTAACCCAAGGGAAGAGTACCAGCCAGCGGTTTCGGCCACTTGATAGCACTTCCGACCCACACCTGCACATTAATGGTCAACCTCCGGCACCTCTTCTAAGGCCCCAGCACAGAGTTCCGGCTCAGCTTGGCAAAACCCGACCTTCTCATCTTAATCACCAAACAG GGTCAACAGCAGACGCTTCCTCAGTCAACCTCCCCACCCATGTCAACAACCTCAAGCGTGGTGCCCAAAGCAGGCAGCCACAGCCTCTTCTTTATGTCACCACCACGGGGGCTGGTGGCCAGCGCACTCGCAAACACTGA